The following proteins come from a genomic window of Nocardiopsis sp. YSL2:
- a CDS encoding cittilin family RiPP precursor, giving the protein MTGRKQPMKRAAYRIAAKLRIIDGARLTRPYIYY; this is encoded by the coding sequence TTGACTGGAAGGAAGCAACCAATGAAGAGAGCCGCCTACCGCATCGCCGCCAAACTGCGCATCATCGACGGCGCCCGGCTGACCCGCCCCTACATCTACTACTAG
- a CDS encoding cytochrome P450, with product MTAMTSAPPGPHGGRGTSNVADFALDPLAFLSRAAREFGDVVSLTPSNVLLVHPDDIRRVLVDCGENVVKISAGVRRGPTGFPLAMMNSEGLDWERKRARLRPAFRSERLEHLERVAREGVAHTVDTWRDGQTIDVHREMSGLAMRIGATHIAGRELGERGETLAAAVAAIMRLTSSPRLSRWLPTRVNRELRQSLRTLDETLAALIRDHRPTGSDTALDRLLSDDPPFEEVRDELATLLMSGYETTADALTWLFFALGGHSEADGRMADDGYALAAAKESMRLYPPAWVISRETVRPFEAGGYTLPPGTVLGLSQWVTHRDERWFPDPEEFRPERWFGRGPTPRHAYFPFGAGPRGCVGASMALRETEVIARELRARVRLELVDSQAVRPHPALALQPRGVRAVVRREHLV from the coding sequence ATGACGGCCATGACCTCCGCACCACCGGGGCCCCACGGTGGGCGCGGCACCTCCAACGTCGCCGACTTCGCGCTCGACCCGCTCGCCTTCCTCTCCCGCGCGGCCCGCGAGTTCGGCGACGTCGTTTCCCTCACCCCCTCGAACGTGCTCCTGGTCCACCCCGACGACATCCGCCGGGTGCTGGTGGACTGCGGCGAGAACGTCGTCAAGATCAGTGCGGGTGTCCGGCGCGGGCCCACGGGCTTCCCCCTCGCCATGATGAACAGTGAGGGTCTGGACTGGGAACGCAAACGCGCTCGGCTCCGTCCCGCCTTCCGCAGCGAGCGCTTGGAACACCTGGAACGCGTGGCGCGTGAGGGCGTCGCTCACACCGTTGACACCTGGCGTGACGGCCAGACCATCGACGTACACCGGGAGATGTCAGGGTTGGCCATGCGGATCGGGGCCACACACATCGCCGGGCGCGAACTCGGCGAACGGGGCGAGACACTGGCCGCCGCCGTGGCGGCCATCATGCGGCTGACCTCGTCTCCGCGTCTTTCGAGGTGGTTGCCGACCCGCGTCAACCGGGAACTCAGGCAGTCCCTGCGGACCCTGGACGAGACCCTCGCGGCGCTGATCCGCGACCACCGGCCCACGGGTTCCGACACGGCGCTGGACCGTCTTCTGTCCGATGACCCGCCCTTCGAGGAAGTCAGAGACGAGCTCGCCACTCTCCTGATGTCGGGGTACGAGACCACGGCCGACGCCCTGACATGGCTCTTCTTCGCTCTGGGAGGGCACAGTGAGGCCGACGGCCGGATGGCGGACGACGGCTACGCCCTCGCGGCGGCCAAGGAGTCGATGCGCCTGTACCCGCCCGCGTGGGTGATCAGCCGCGAGACCGTGCGCCCCTTCGAGGCAGGTGGCTACACGCTCCCCCCTGGCACGGTCCTGGGTCTGAGCCAGTGGGTCACCCACCGCGACGAGCGGTGGTTCCCGGACCCTGAGGAGTTCCGGCCCGAGCGGTGGTTCGGGCGCGGCCCGACCCCCCGCCACGCCTACTTCCCCTTCGGAGCCGGCCCGAGGGGTTGTGTGGGCGCGTCGATGGCTCTGCGCGAGACAGAGGTCATCGCCAGGGAACTGCGCGCGCGGGTGCGACTGGAACTGGTCGACTCGCAGGCCGTCCGGCCGCACCCGGCACTGGCGCTTCAGCCTCGCGGGGTGCGGGCGGTCGTGCGCAGGGAACACCTGGTGTGA